The Stutzerimonas stutzeri genome segment GGCTCCAGCTATCCTTTTCGAGCTGTTCTTCGATGCGCTGGAGCAGAGGCAGGGCGTGGCGCTGCACCGCCAGCGCGGAAAGGCCGTCGGCGATCACGATAGCCAGGTCGTAGCCCGCTGGGTGCTGGTGCGCATGGTCGTCGAGGCGTTCGGCCGATTGTTCGTCCAGCCGACGCCCGAGGTCTGGGCGTTGCAGATAGGTGAATCGATCGGGGGCGGCGCTGTGCAGCTGCAGGCAGCGATAACCGCGCTGCTCCAATTGTGAGGCCAGCTCGTCTGCGTCCAGCGCGAGGTGTACCGCGTCGCGGGCCTGGGCATGGGCGAATTGGAAATCCAGCTGGGCCTCGGTCGGCAGGCTGGCGCCGGCGCGGCCCAGTGCGATCCGCGCGGGGGTGAGCTGGCGGAGGTGGGCCCAGGGGTTGATGGTGATGGGCGAGCGGTTAGGCATGGCAGTCTCGGCTGTCGTTCAAACACAATATTCTGGCCACCTTGTGGGGCGCTATGCCGTGTGTAGGTTGGATTAGCCGACGGCGTAATCCGGCACCACTGACAGCGTTGCCACCCCGGTGCACGCGGCCGGTGCGCGGTAAAGCGCCTTCGGCGATTCCATCCTACGAAAAGCGACCCTTGACGTAGGAGGCAGGGGGTTGCAATGGTGCACCTGTTCTTCACGACAGTTGCCTCAACGCCTGACGAAAGGCGGGCGGGAGTTGCTCGCCCATCTGCAGTCGTCTGCCGTCCTGGCGCAGGATTTCCATCTTCGCCAGCCACGCCTCGAATTCTGGCGCGGGGCGCAGGCCCATGCTCTGACGCAGATAGAGCGCATCGTGAAAGGAGGTGGTCTGGTAGTTGAGCATCACGTCGTCCGAGCCCGGAATGCCCATGATGAAGTTGATGCCAGCGGTGCCCAGCAGCGTCAGCAGCATGTCCATGTCGTCCTGATCGGCTTCGGCGTGGTTGGTGTAACAGATGTCGCAACCCATGGGCACGCCAAGCAGCTTGCCGCAGAAGTGATCTTCCAACCCAGCGCGAATGATCTGCTTGCCGTTGTAGAGGTATTCCGGGCCGATAAAGCCGACCACGGTGTTCACCAGCAGCGGTTTGAATTGGCGGGCCACGGCATAGGCGCGCGCTTCGCAGGTCTGCTGGTCGACGCCGTGATGGGCATTGGCCGACAAGGCGCTGCCCTGGCCGGTCTCGAAGTACATCAGGTTGTCGCCCACCGTGCCGCGCTTCTGCGACAGGCCCGCTTCGTAGCCTTCCTGCAGCAGCGCCAGGTTGATGCCGAAACTGCTGTTGGCCGCCTCGGTGCCGGCGATGGATTGGAACACCAGATCCAGCGGTGCGCCCCGGTTGATCGCCTCGATGGAGGTGGTGACGTGCGTCAGGATGCAGCCCTGGGTGGGTATCTCGTAGCGGCTGATCACCGCGTCGAGCATTTTCAGCAGTTCGCAGATGCCGCTGGTGCTGTCGGTGGCCGGGTTGATGCCGATGACGGCGTCGCCGTTGCCGTACAGCAGCCCGTCGACGATGCTCGCGGCGATGCCGGCGGCTTCGTCGGTGGGGTGGTTGGGTTGCAAGCGCGTGGACATGCGCCCGCGCAGGCCGATGGTGTTGCGAAAGCGGGTCACGACACGAACCTTCTGTGCCACCAGAATCAGGTCCTGCACACGCATGATCTTCGACACCGCGGCGACCATCTCCGGCGTCAGCCCTGGCGCCAAGGCGTTCAGGGCCGCCTCGTCGGCATCGTCACCGAGCAGCCAGTTGCGGAAGTCGCCCACGGTGAGGTGACTGACCGGGGCGAAGGCCCCGGCGTCGTGGCTGTCAATGATCAGCCGCGTGACTTCATCGGTTTCGTAGGGGATCAGCGCTTCCTCGAGAAAACGCTTGAGCGGGATCTGCGCCAGGCACATTTGCGCGGCGACCCGCTCGGCATCGCTGCCCGCCGCGACTTCGGCGAGGCAATCGCCGGAGCGCGCCGGGCTGGCCTTGGCCATGACTTCGCGCAGGCTGTCGAAGCGCCAAGTGGTGCCGCCTACGCTGTGCGTGTATCCCGCCATGACAGGTCTCCA includes the following:
- the eutC gene encoding ethanolamine ammonia-lyase subunit EutC, which produces MPNRSPITINPWAHLRQLTPARIALGRAGASLPTEAQLDFQFAHAQARDAVHLALDADELASQLEQRGYRCLQLHSAAPDRFTYLQRPDLGRRLDEQSAERLDDHAHQHPAGYDLAIVIADGLSALAVQRHALPLLQRIEEQLEKDSWSLAPISLVQQGRVALGDEVGERLKAKMVVMLLGERPGLSSPDSLGLYFTYAPKVGRTDADRNCISNIRLEGLSYNLAARRLIHLMREACRRQLSGVNLKDEAELLSLDDGKPKVGNFLLG
- a CDS encoding ethanolamine ammonia-lyase subunit EutB; its protein translation is MAGYTHSVGGTTWRFDSLREVMAKASPARSGDCLAEVAAGSDAERVAAQMCLAQIPLKRFLEEALIPYETDEVTRLIIDSHDAGAFAPVSHLTVGDFRNWLLGDDADEAALNALAPGLTPEMVAAVSKIMRVQDLILVAQKVRVVTRFRNTIGLRGRMSTRLQPNHPTDEAAGIAASIVDGLLYGNGDAVIGINPATDSTSGICELLKMLDAVISRYEIPTQGCILTHVTTSIEAINRGAPLDLVFQSIAGTEAANSSFGINLALLQEGYEAGLSQKRGTVGDNLMYFETGQGSALSANAHHGVDQQTCEARAYAVARQFKPLLVNTVVGFIGPEYLYNGKQIIRAGLEDHFCGKLLGVPMGCDICYTNHAEADQDDMDMLLTLLGTAGINFIMGIPGSDDVMLNYQTTSFHDALYLRQSMGLRPAPEFEAWLAKMEILRQDGRRLQMGEQLPPAFRQALRQLS